A single region of the Chryseobacterium sp. 6424 genome encodes:
- the secA gene encoding preprotein translocase subunit SecA produces MGFIDKVLKGFLGDKNATDLKEVKKVVLKIKAVEPQIQQLTDDGLRDKTAEFKEKLKNATANITAQIEQTQEQIKNSTNIDEKEALFTKVEQLKKDSYQIEEKVLNEILPEAFALIKETSRRLAHNGEIRVTATDLDRQLALTKDFVEVQGDTAIWKNRWDAAGTPVVWDMVHYDVQFIGGVVLHSGKIAEMATGEGKTLVGTLPIYLNALPGRGVHVVTVNDYLAKRDSAWMGPLYQFHGLTIDCIDLHQPNTDARRKAYQSSITYGTNNEFGFDYLRDNMVTSPSELVQGELNFAIVDEVDSVLVDDARTPLIISGPVPQGDRQEFDVLKPSVDRIVEMQKKTVSAIFNEAKKLIANGNTKEGGFKLLQAYRGLPKSRPLIKFLSESGNKALLQKTEGQYMADNNREMPKVDKDLYFVIDEKNNQIDLTDKGVEYMSAGNEDKDFFVLNDIGTEIAELEAKNLSKEEEFEAKEKLFSEFAVKSERIHTLSQLLKAYTLFEKDDEYVVIDGEVKIVDEQTGRIMEGRRYSDGLHQAIEAKENVKIEAATQTFATITLQNYFRMYNKLAGMTGTAETEASELWQIYKLDVVVIPTNRPILREDKQDLVFKTNREKYNAVIEEIERLTAAGRPVLVGTTSVEISQLLSRALQLRKIQHNVLNAKLHAKEAEIVAMAGGPGVVTIATNMAGRGTDIKLQGEVKANGGLAIIGTERHDSRRVDRQLRGRAGRQGDPGSSQFYVSLEDNLMRLFGSERIAKMMDRMGHKEGEVIQHSMISKSIERAQKKVEENNFGIRKRLLEYDDVMNKQRDVIYKRRKNALFGDHLKYDISNMIFDVSQSIVSKTKVENDYKEFEFEIIKHFTMEAPVSENDFKTKQIPELTDLLYKAASEDYRMKLELLKEKSFPIIENVYQNQGSMFKMIQVPFTDGVKTMTIVTDLKEAFETKCESLINDFEKNISLAIIDENWKLHLREMDDLRRSSQGAVYEQKDPLVIYKQESFYLFSEMVEKINREIVSFLYKGEIPA; encoded by the coding sequence ATGGGATTTATAGACAAAGTTCTTAAAGGTTTCCTTGGTGATAAAAATGCCACCGACCTGAAAGAAGTAAAAAAAGTAGTTCTTAAAATAAAAGCAGTTGAGCCCCAGATCCAGCAACTTACCGATGACGGATTACGCGATAAAACCGCAGAATTTAAAGAAAAGCTGAAAAACGCTACAGCAAACATCACCGCTCAGATCGAGCAAACCCAGGAACAAATTAAAAATTCCACGAATATTGATGAGAAAGAAGCCCTCTTTACAAAAGTAGAGCAACTGAAAAAAGATTCTTATCAAATAGAAGAAAAAGTTTTAAACGAGATTCTACCCGAAGCGTTCGCGCTCATCAAAGAAACTTCGCGCAGGCTGGCACATAACGGCGAGATACGTGTAACCGCTACCGACCTTGATCGGCAACTGGCCTTAACGAAAGATTTCGTTGAAGTGCAGGGTGATACCGCCATCTGGAAAAACCGTTGGGATGCCGCAGGCACACCAGTAGTCTGGGATATGGTGCATTACGATGTACAGTTCATTGGTGGTGTAGTTCTACACAGCGGAAAAATTGCTGAAATGGCTACCGGTGAAGGTAAAACCCTTGTGGGTACGCTGCCTATTTACCTTAACGCGCTCCCTGGCCGTGGGGTACACGTAGTGACCGTCAACGATTATCTGGCGAAAAGGGATTCCGCTTGGATGGGGCCACTGTATCAGTTCCATGGACTTACCATAGATTGTATCGACCTTCATCAGCCTAATACCGATGCCCGCCGAAAAGCATATCAATCCAGCATCACCTATGGTACCAATAACGAGTTTGGTTTTGATTATCTGCGAGATAACATGGTGACATCCCCGTCCGAACTGGTACAGGGGGAACTCAATTTCGCCATTGTGGATGAGGTAGATTCAGTTTTAGTGGATGATGCCAGAACACCTTTGATTATCTCTGGTCCGGTTCCGCAGGGCGACCGTCAGGAATTTGACGTACTGAAACCTTCTGTAGACAGAATTGTCGAAATGCAGAAGAAAACAGTTTCCGCCATCTTTAACGAAGCCAAGAAATTAATCGCCAACGGAAATACCAAGGAAGGAGGGTTTAAATTATTACAGGCTTACCGTGGATTGCCAAAATCGCGACCGCTTATTAAATTCCTTTCAGAAAGCGGAAATAAAGCTTTATTGCAGAAAACCGAAGGCCAGTACATGGCAGATAACAACCGCGAAATGCCAAAAGTCGATAAAGACCTTTATTTCGTGATTGATGAAAAAAACAACCAGATCGATCTTACCGATAAAGGGGTAGAATACATGTCTGCCGGAAATGAAGACAAAGACTTCTTCGTGCTGAATGATATCGGGACCGAAATTGCCGAACTGGAAGCCAAAAATTTAAGTAAAGAAGAAGAATTCGAGGCGAAAGAAAAACTCTTCAGCGAGTTTGCGGTAAAATCCGAACGCATCCATACCCTCAGCCAGCTATTGAAAGCCTACACGCTCTTTGAAAAAGATGATGAATATGTAGTAATTGATGGTGAGGTGAAAATCGTTGACGAACAGACCGGCCGTATTATGGAAGGCCGAAGATATTCCGACGGTTTGCACCAGGCAATTGAAGCCAAGGAAAACGTGAAAATAGAAGCCGCCACCCAAACTTTTGCCACCATTACATTACAGAATTACTTCCGGATGTATAACAAACTGGCAGGGATGACGGGTACGGCAGAAACTGAAGCCAGCGAACTTTGGCAGATTTATAAACTGGATGTTGTGGTAATCCCTACCAACAGGCCAATCTTACGTGAAGATAAGCAGGATTTGGTATTCAAGACCAACCGCGAAAAATATAACGCTGTTATTGAAGAAATCGAAAGGCTAACCGCCGCCGGAAGACCTGTATTGGTAGGAACGACTTCGGTTGAGATTTCTCAATTACTTTCCAGGGCGTTGCAACTCCGGAAAATTCAGCACAACGTACTCAACGCGAAACTCCATGCTAAAGAAGCAGAGATTGTAGCGATGGCCGGGGGACCAGGTGTGGTGACCATTGCTACCAATATGGCAGGTAGAGGTACAGATATTAAACTGCAAGGCGAAGTGAAAGCTAACGGTGGATTGGCCATTATCGGTACCGAAAGACACGATTCTCGTCGGGTGGACCGCCAGTTACGTGGTAGAGCCGGCCGACAGGGAGATCCGGGAAGCTCGCAGTTCTACGTTTCGTTAGAAGACAACCTGATGCGTCTTTTCGGTTCCGAAAGAATCGCGAAGATGATGGACCGTATGGGGCATAAAGAAGGTGAGGTGATTCAGCATAGCATGATTTCAAAATCCATTGAAAGAGCTCAGAAAAAAGTAGAAGAAAACAACTTCGGTATCCGTAAACGTTTGCTGGAATATGATGACGTGATGAACAAGCAGCGTGATGTCATCTACAAACGCAGAAAGAACGCCCTCTTCGGCGATCACCTGAAATACGATATTTCAAACATGATCTTCGATGTATCACAATCCATTGTGTCTAAAACTAAAGTGGAGAATGACTACAAAGAATTTGAATTCGAGATCATCAAGCATTTCACCATGGAAGCGCCGGTTTCTGAAAATGATTTCAAGACGAAACAGATTCCTGAACTTACAGATCTCCTCTATAAAGCCGCTTCGGAAGACTACCGGATGAAACTAGAGTTGCTGAAGGAAAAATCTTTCCCAATCATTGAAAATGTGTACCAAAACCAAGGGTCAATGTTTAAAATGATACAGGTGCCGTTCACCGATGGTGTAAAAACCATGACGATTGTAACCGACCTGAAAGAAGCTTTTGAGACCAAATGCGAATCTTTGATTAATGATTTCGAGAAGAATATTTCACTCGCCATTATTGATGAGAACTGGAAACTCCACCTCCGTGAGATGGATGACCTGAGACGTTCTTCCCAAGGCGCGGTTTACGAGCAGAAAGACCCGCTGGTCATTTACAAGCAAGAATCTTTCTACCTCTTCAGCGAAATGGTCGAAAAAATAAACCGCGAAATCGTATCCTTCCTTTACAAAGGCGAAATCCCGGCGTAA
- a CDS encoding GNAT family N-acetyltransferase gives MRILWKIKTFDALSSTEVYELLKLRQKVFIVEQTCPYLDADGTDLHALHLWAEIDGNFAAYCRIFPNEIKYPETSIGRVLTHPNYRRLSLGRTLMRIAIGTINARFPGHGIKISAQDYLLHFYESFGFEETGNKYLEDDIPHSEMIRRFI, from the coding sequence ATGCGTATCCTCTGGAAGATCAAAACTTTTGATGCACTGTCTTCAACAGAAGTCTATGAACTGCTGAAGTTGCGCCAGAAAGTCTTCATCGTTGAACAGACTTGCCCTTACCTGGATGCAGACGGGACTGATCTGCATGCCTTACACCTCTGGGCTGAAATCGACGGAAATTTTGCCGCCTATTGCCGTATCTTTCCAAATGAGATAAAATATCCTGAAACATCTATTGGCCGTGTACTTACACACCCGAATTACCGCCGGCTATCATTGGGGAGAACCTTAATGCGTATCGCAATCGGTACCATCAACGCCAGATTTCCCGGTCATGGCATTAAAATTTCAGCACAAGACTATTTACTCCATTTCTATGAAAGTTTCGGTTTTGAGGAAACAGGAAACAAATATCTGGAGGATGACATCCCTCATTCTGAAATGATTAGGCGATTTATTTAA
- a CDS encoding ROK family protein gives MSLVDLSKQVALGVDIGGTNTKYGLVNHRGEILEKGNIRTDNYEKVEDFIDALYDRIAPLLNKHGSQRQFDGIGVGAPNANYYRGTIEQAPNLRWKGVVPFAELMKAKFGVPCKMTNDANAAALGEMMFGAARGMKDFIMMTLGTGVGSGIISGGQLIYGHDGFAGELGHTIVKPGGRKHWSTGSEGSLEAYASATGIAITAKKMRAEFPESMLNDYPEEAINSKVVHECAKKGDPTAIEVFRYTGQKLGEALANFVMFSSPEAILLFGGVIKAGDFILKPTKLHMERNLLPIFRNKVKLVFSELDEADAAILGASALVWEK, from the coding sequence ATGTCATTAGTAGATTTATCAAAGCAGGTTGCCTTAGGCGTAGATATCGGTGGTACCAATACCAAATACGGTTTGGTGAACCACCGCGGAGAAATTTTAGAGAAAGGCAACATTCGCACGGATAATTATGAGAAAGTAGAGGATTTTATAGATGCCTTGTACGACCGTATAGCGCCTTTGCTCAACAAACATGGCTCTCAGCGACAGTTTGATGGGATCGGGGTTGGCGCGCCCAATGCCAACTATTACCGTGGCACGATAGAGCAGGCCCCCAACCTTCGCTGGAAAGGTGTAGTACCCTTTGCCGAACTTATGAAGGCTAAATTTGGTGTACCCTGTAAAATGACCAATGATGCAAACGCCGCAGCACTTGGTGAGATGATGTTCGGTGCCGCTCGTGGCATGAAAGATTTTATCATGATGACGCTGGGTACCGGCGTAGGAAGTGGCATCATCAGTGGTGGCCAGTTGATTTACGGTCATGATGGTTTCGCTGGCGAACTGGGGCATACCATCGTAAAACCAGGCGGTAGAAAACACTGGAGCACCGGTTCCGAAGGTTCTTTGGAGGCCTATGCATCGGCTACGGGTATCGCCATTACCGCAAAAAAAATGCGGGCCGAGTTTCCCGAATCTATGCTGAATGACTATCCCGAAGAAGCCATCAACTCTAAAGTAGTGCACGAATGCGCCAAGAAAGGCGACCCAACCGCCATTGAAGTTTTCCGATATACCGGGCAGAAACTGGGCGAGGCTTTGGCTAATTTCGTGATGTTTTCTTCCCCCGAAGCCATTTTGCTTTTTGGTGGCGTCATTAAGGCAGGGGATTTCATCCTGAAACCTACCAAGCTGCACATGGAGCGCAATCTTTTGCCAATCTTCCGGAATAAAGTAAAGCTCGTTTTCAGCGAACTGGATGAGGCTGATGCGGCCATCTTAGGTGCAAGTGCCTTGGTTTGGGAAAAATAA
- a CDS encoding DUF2795 domain-containing protein gives MYWTLELASYLSDAPWPMTKAELIDYAIRTGAPMEVVENLQAIEDEGEIYESIEEVWSDYPTDDDFLWNEDEY, from the coding sequence ATGTATTGGACATTAGAACTGGCTTCATATTTAAGCGACGCGCCATGGCCGATGACGAAAGCAGAACTTATTGATTATGCGATCCGTACGGGCGCACCGATGGAGGTGGTAGAGAATCTTCAGGCAATTGAAGACGAAGGGGAAATCTATGAATCCATTGAAGAAGTATGGAGCGATTACCCAACCGACGACGACTTCCTCTGGAACGAAGACGAATACTAA
- the msrA gene encoding peptide-methionine (S)-S-oxide reductase MsrA has protein sequence MNKILVFLMSLILYSCSGQEAKKPLNKTQQMDKQNLSYITFGGGCFWCVESCFNMLKGVDVAVSGYSGGHKENPTYEEVCTGETGHAEVVQIAYDPKIISYEQLMDVFFFLHDPTQLNRQGNDIGTQYRSVIFYKDEKERQNAEKALKASEATGRWHGEYVTELAKFEKFWPAEQYHQGYYNENPTQPYCSAVVGPKIAKFKKHYGELGMLETGNE, from the coding sequence ATGAATAAGATTTTAGTATTTTTGATGTCATTAATTTTATATTCCTGCAGCGGGCAGGAAGCTAAAAAACCTTTAAACAAAACTCAACAAATGGATAAACAAAATTTGTCGTATATCACCTTTGGTGGCGGGTGCTTCTGGTGTGTGGAAAGTTGCTTTAATATGCTGAAAGGCGTGGATGTGGCCGTTTCCGGTTATTCGGGCGGACATAAAGAAAATCCAACCTATGAGGAAGTCTGCACCGGCGAAACCGGTCATGCAGAGGTGGTGCAGATTGCCTATGACCCTAAAATTATTTCGTATGAACAATTGATGGATGTCTTCTTCTTCCTACACGATCCTACGCAGCTTAACCGCCAGGGCAACGATATTGGTACGCAGTACCGTTCTGTAATTTTCTATAAAGATGAAAAGGAAAGACAAAACGCTGAAAAAGCCCTGAAAGCCTCTGAAGCAACCGGCAGATGGCACGGCGAATATGTAACCGAACTCGCGAAGTTCGAGAAGTTTTGGCCGGCAGAGCAGTATCACCAGGGATATTATAACGAAAATCCTACACAACCATACTGCAGCGCTGTTGTTGGACCGAAAATCGCCAAATTCAAGAAACATTATGGCGAACTGGGCATGTTAGAAACCGGAAATGAATAA